DNA sequence from the Malus sylvestris chromosome 10, drMalSylv7.2, whole genome shotgun sequence genome:
TTAAATacacttttttttctctctctctgcacgCCACCCTTTTCTTTAATCATTAGATTAAACAAATCAAAGCAAAACTAAGAAACAGATTaagataaaacaaaagaaaaccgaAAATCAAAACTAGAAAAGTCGCCTAGTCGATGACAAATAGTATTCACAataacttattttattttatttttttcattttttaattacGGCAATGAGTACaaaagttttctttttcatgaTTTGAATAGGTTTTCAAGAACCATATTTCTCTTTTTGGACCTTTTAAATATGCATCAAAGAGACGTATCCAAATTACTTTGGTTCAAAACCAAGAACCTTCCAAATTATCCTATGTATAAAGTATGACTTGCCTGCCAAGGAAACAACATCTGCAGTTTCGTGGACCGATTGTGCACTACATCTTCCTCCTCCTATACAATTGACTTCTACATTTTCGCCTAAATATTCAAACATATTTCCGTGCAAAGCTTCAAAGTTTGGAgcagaaaatggagaaaggaCAGCTGAGAGCCTACAAAGCTCACTGCTTGATCTTACCCTATCCGAGCCAAGGCCACATTAATCCGATGCTCCAATTTGCCAAGCTTCTAGATCACAAAGAAGTGAGAGTCACACTCGTGACGACTCGCTTTCTCTACAAGACAATGCACAGCTCAGGATCGAGTTGCGCAGCTTGGGAGACCATCTCCGATGGCTTCGATGATACTGGGAAAGGGGACACAAACATAGACATCTATTTGGAGAGGTTCTGGCAAGTGGGGTCAAAAACCTTGGCCAAGCTTCTTGAGAAGCTTTCGAATTCAGGGTCCCCCGTGGATTGTGTTGTCTATGATGCATTCATGCCTTGGCCTTTGGATGTTGCCAAGAAGCTTGGAATAGCGGGGGCAGTTTTCTTCACTCAGTCTTGTGCCGTTGACAATGTCTACTACCATGTCCACAGAGGGCTGTTGAAGCTTCCTCTTGCTGATGGTCAGTCTCAAATTTTGCTTCCCGGGTTGCCAGCGCTTGATCCTTTGGACTTGCCATCGTTTGTTTCCGATTGTGGATCTTGCCCAGCTGTCTACAGAATGCTTGTGGGTCAGTTGTCGAATGTCGACAAAGCTGATTGGGTCCTGTGCAACACCTTTTATGACTTGGAAGAACAAGTGAGTACATTGTGAAGTTCTCTCACTCATTTTGACTCACAGTTCCAtagatttgattaatttttaattagttcaAGTATAAATTAAACTAATTGCTATTAATTTTTCTGCTTAGGTGGTCGATTGGATGGCTAAGCTTTGGCGATTGAGGACCGTTGGACCAACTATACCGTCCAACTACTTGAATAAGCGACTCAAAGATGACAAAGAATACAGTGTCAACCTCTTCAAAT
Encoded proteins:
- the LOC126586960 gene encoding mogroside IE synthase-like translates to MEKGQLRAYKAHCLILPYPSQGHINPMLQFAKLLDHKEVRVTLVTTRFLYKTMHSSGSSCAAWETISDGFDDTGKGDTNIDIYLERFWQVGSKTLAKLLEKLSNSGSPVDCVVYDAFMPWPLDVAKKLGIAGAVFFTQSCAVDNVYYHVHRGLLKLPLADGQSQILLPGLPALDPLDLPSFVSDCGSCPAVYRMLVGQLSNVDKADWVLCNTFYDLEEQVVDWMAKLWRLRTVGPTIPSNYLNKRLKDDKEYSVNLFKSDNDACIKWLNERPKGSVAYVSFGSLAELEDEQMEELAWGLRRSKSSFLWVVRESEATKVPKGFIEETSEKGLVVSWCPQMEVLAHEAVGCFVTHCGWNSTLEALSLGVPMVALPQWSDQHTNAKYIMDVWEVGVRAPTDEKGVVRQVLVKQCISEVMEGERGKEIQKNAAKWKELARKAVDEGGSSDKNIDEFIAKLQTQSQ